DNA sequence from the Candidatus Poribacteria bacterium genome:
CCGAGCTGGGGCGGATCGATCTCGATGGGGGAGTTCAGGGCGATGGCTATCAGGTCGTGTCGTTTCGAAGCGATCCTCAGCGATCGTGAAAAATCACCGCAGAAGAAATCGGAGATCAGGAAGGCGATGCATCTCTTCTTAACCGTTCTCCTGAGGAGCTCGAGAGGAGGATTCAGATCGGTTTTGATCCCCTGCGGGCGGATGAGGATCAGATCCCTGATAACCCTTAGGGCGTGCGTTCTACCCTTACGCGGCGGTATGAAAAGCTCGGGTCTATCCGTAAAGGCGATGATTCCCACGCGATCTCCGCTTTTAAGGGCGGAGATGGTGATCAGAGCGCACAGCTCCACCTCATCGGCGAATTTATCGACCATGGACCGGCTGACGTCGGCGATGATGAAGACGTTGAGCTCCCTCTCCTCGACGTATCGCTTGACGTAGAGCGATCCCATTCGGGCGGTGACGTTCCAATCTATCAACCTGATATCGTCGCCCAGCGTGTATTCCCTCACCTCGGAGAACTCGATGCCGCGCCCTTTAAACGCACTGGCGTATTCCCCGGCAAGCATCTCCTCCGCTAGCCTCCTGGCGCGGATCTCGATCCATCGGATCCTTCTGAGTATCTCGCCCTGTTCGACGGATCTCATCTCTCTCCTCGCTCGGTGAATATTATACC
Encoded proteins:
- a CDS encoding DUF58 domain-containing protein translates to MRSVEQGEILRRIRWIEIRARRLAEEMLAGEYASAFKGRGIEFSEVREYTLGDDIRLIDWNVTARMGSLYVKRYVEERELNVFIIADVSRSMVDKFADEVELCALITISALKSGDRVGIIAFTDRPELFIPPRKGRTHALRVIRDLILIRPQGIKTDLNPPLELLRRTVKKRCIAFLISDFFCGDFSRSLRIASKRHDLIAIALNSPIEIDPPQLGLVSVSDPEGNEEVMLDMSGANLRPMRGRIEELRRRRDEIFLRSGVDHVELISGRPYVEPLMRLFRSRAQRRWR